In Quercus lobata isolate SW786 chromosome 12, ValleyOak3.0 Primary Assembly, whole genome shotgun sequence, a genomic segment contains:
- the LOC115970216 gene encoding uncharacterized protein LOC115970216 gives MSSSNETAMTLPQSEPPASQTTPETTTNTNSTTNNNSNTNTITTQEEIDHHNTATTTTNKEVETPHHGDNSAGPDAQPTTDKSEGQGTCSGIWGWLIPRKRETNGKPTTTKAEDNDNSGTYNKMTHSVRVQKLQEKLKQVKQELKALQDKRDSELQKLSDKLEVEQKKDDLNIASGTLDDINKEIMKFKHISAPDRLSKKLSPSAAHLQQSKASNGHSKEHELVNIHQNQSFRNSSFYNEIAEIFKGLDKREQFFLSCFTVFPENAVVNRRIFVYWGVGEEILDELEKNMPEEMVDKILEEFQEKGLIEPAIQKRKRQVKSYKMHPLVRSAVAVLSQEAVSQEDGSSKDGSPKTGYQKTGSQRGDAQKLSPTARNFFDYDSNGNVLPQRDWTSGLDSNEKMVVDDEVRRSKRLCLQKVNEQDQLLNRKTKGSPISETDLERLVTIFNVSEPFPDLELACLVKMKDSVKKQSQTALEMKEPRAVDWLSKMKGAQVICLGSWPGSTKSHIEVESIEFLEGLANSKNLRFLSLQGVSRINKLPESIGNHSNLMILDLKECHNLEVLSGEIAKLTKLVYLDLSDCYLLPAMPKGLSALSELRVFKGFVISNSQSRSSVGSLDDLKELTKLRKLTINSSSKDFPTDEDLCALQKLGEKVLRKLTIAWGADPNKGSKTRDSKNGKAAKQVDHQGKAPKLAEKLGRILGSKKLMRGVESQEEHKDPIENAPARQQEVTFKSVTMNNPPTPPILKLEKLDLQCFPNPAAKWLTPDSLPDLEKLYIRGGSLETLDKRKWSKVKILRLKYLREVKMTWLELGESFPKLEYLEKVKCPGITLCPCDEHGVWMNNI, from the coding sequence ATGTCTTCCTCTAATGAAACCGCCATGACCCTTCCACAATCGGAGCCCCCTGCTTCACAAACCACACCTGAAACTACCACAAACACCAACAGCACCACTAATAACAACAGCAACACTAACACCATCACCACCCAGGAAGAGATCGATCACCACAAcactgccaccaccaccaccaacaaagAGGTCGAGACGCCCCATCATGGTGATAACAGTGCAGGCCCTGATGCACAACCCACAACAGATAAAAGTGAAGGCCAGGGCACGTGCTCTGGAATTTGGGGATGGCTAATTCCAAGAAAAAGGGAGACGAATGGCAAACCGACCACGACGAAGGCAGAGGACAACGACAATAGTGGAACCTACAACAAAATGACGCATTCTGTACGCGTTCAGAAGTTACAGGAAAAGCTCAAACAAGTCAAACAGGAATTAAAAGCACTACAAGATAAGCGTGATAGTGAACTACAGAAACTCAGTGACAAACTGGAGGTAGAACAAAAAAAGGACGATCTCAATATTGCAAGCGGAACACTTGATGATATCAACAAGGAAATTATGAAGTTTAAGCATATTTCAGCGCCAGACAGACTGTCCAAGAAATTAAGTCCGAGTGCTGCTCATTTACAGCAAAGCAAGGCTTCTAATGGTCACAGTAAAGAGCATGAGTTGGTTAACATACACCAGAATCAAAGCTTCCGCAATAGCTcattttacaatgaaattgCGGAAATTTTTAAAGGGCTTGATAAACGAGAGCAGTTCTTTTTGTCATGCTTTACTGTTTTCCCAGAAAATGCAGTGGTGAACAGGAGGATCTTTGTATATTGGGGTGTGGGAGAAGAAATCTTGGACGAATTAGAAAAAAACATGCCTGAGGAAATGGTTGACAAAATTCTTGAAGAATTTCAAGAGAAGGGCTTAATCGAGCCTGCTATACAAAAGCGCAAGCGGCAAGTTAAAAGCTATAAAATGCATCCTCTTGTGCGTTCAGCTGTGGCTGTGCTTTCCCAGGAAGCGGTTTCCCAGGAAGATGGTTCCTCGAAAGACGGTTCCCCGAAAACTGGCTACCAGAAAACTGGTTCCCAGAGAGGTGACGCACAGAAATTAAGTCCGACtgctagaaatttttttgattatgATTCTAACGGTAATGTGCTTCCCCAGAGAGATTGGACTTCTGGTTTGGATTCTAATGAGAAAATGGTGGTGGATGACGAAGTCCGACGCTCTAAGAGGTTGTGTTTGCAAAAAGTTAATGAGCAGGATCAGTTATTAAACAGAAAAACAAAGGGAAGTCCAATTTCAGAAACAGATCTAGAAAGACTCGTTACAATATTCAATGTTAGTGAGCCTTTTCCTGATCTCGAATTGGCATGTTTAGTGAAGATGAAAGATTCAGTTAAAAAGCAAAGTCAAACTGCGTTGGAGATGAAAGAGCCACGCGCGGTAGACTGGTTATCGAAGATGAAAGGTGCCCAAGTTATTTGTCTGGGAAGCTGGCCGGGATCAACTAAATCTCATATTGAAGTCGAGAGCATTGAATTCTTAGAAGGGTTGGCGAATAGCAAAAATTTAAGGTTTCTTAGCCTTCAAGGAGTCTCTAGAATTAATAAGCTCCCAGAATCCATAGGCAACCACAGCAATTTGATGATCTTGGATCTCAAGGAGTGTCACAATCTGGAGGTGCTTTCAGGGGAGATAGCCAAACTAACGAAACTCGTGTACTTGGATCTTTCTGACTGTTATCTGCTACCTGCCATGCCCAAGGGGCTATCCGCACTCTCAGAACTTCGAGTCTTTAAGGGGTTTGTAATTAGTAATTCGCAAAGTAGAAGCTCTGTCGGTTCTTTAGATGATTTGAAAGAATTGACAAAGCTGAGGAAACTGACCATCAATTCAAGTAGTAAGGACTTCCCCACAGACGAAGATCTTTGTGCCCTCCAAAAGCTTGGAGAAAAAGTACTTCGAAAGCTAACAATAGCATGGGGAGCAGATCCAAATAAAGGGTCTAAAACAAGAGATTCTAAGAATGGCAAAGCAGCCAAACAAGTAGATCACCAAGGAAAGGCACCCAAACTAGCTGAAAAGCTAGGAAGAATACTCggatcaaaaaaattaatgagagGTGTGGAAAGCCAGGAAGAACACAAAGATCCGATAGAAAATGCACCAGCTAGACAGCAAGAAGTAACTTTCAAATCAGTAACAATGAACAATCCTCCGACACCTCCAATATTGAAACTTGAGAAGCTGGATCTTCAGTGTTTCCCCAATCCTGCAGCGAAATGGCTAACACCTGATTCTTTGCCAGACTTAGAGAAACTCTACATAAGAGGTGGAAGCCTTGAAACTTTGGACAAAAGAAAGTGGTCGAAAGTTAAGATTTTACGTTTGAAGTACTTGCGTGAAGTGAAGATGACTTGGCTAGAACTGGGCGAATCTTTTCCAAAATTGGAATACTTGGAGAAAGTCAAATGCCCTGGGATTACACTCTGCCCTTGCGACGAGCATGGAGTTTGGATGAATAACATTTGA